Genomic segment of Luteolibacter sp. Y139:
CTGCCATTGTCTCGCTCTATCAGCTTCCGGGGTCGAATGCGATCGCTGCCGCCCAAGGTGCGAAGGATACGATGAAGCGGCTTTCGGAGAAATTTCCGCAGGATCTGGAGTACGTCACTTGTCTCGATACCACGCTCGCAGTGACCGAGGGGATGGTGGAGATCCAGCACACGCTGATTGAGGCGCTGGTGCTGGTCATTCTGGTGGTTTTCATCTTCCTGCAAGGCTGGCGTGCGACGCTGATCCCGTTGCTGGCCGCGCCTGTCTCGCTGATCAGTACCTTCGTGTTGTTCCCGGCGTTCGGATTCACGGTGAATACGCTATCGCTCTTCGGGCTGGTGCTGGCGATCGGCCTGGTGGTCGATGACGCCATCATCGTGGTGGAGGCGGTGGAACATCACATCGAGCACGGGCTGTCGCCGAAGGAGGCAACCCGCAAGGCGATGGCCGAGGTGAGCGGTCCGGTGGTGGCGATCGCGCTGATCCTCGCGGCGGTGTTCATACCGACGGCCTTCATTCCCGGGATCACGGGCCGCCTCTATCAACAGTTCGCGGTGACAATCGCGATCTCGATGCTGATCTCGGCTTTCAATGCGCTCACGCTTTCACCGGCGTTGGCGGCGCTGCTGCTGAAGCCGAAGTCGAAGAGCGGCGGATTGCTGCAGAAGTTCTTCGACTGGTTCAACCGGGTCTTCGGGGTCGCGACGAACGGCTTCGTCACGGGGTGCAATTTCTTCGTCCGGAAATGGATCATCGCGCTGATCGTGCTGGGTGGCTTCGTGGTGCTGACCGCGAGGCTCGGCAAGTCGATCCCGACCAGTTTCCTGCCTGAAGAAGACCAAGGCTATTTCTTCGCCCAGATCATCCTGCCCGATGCTGCCTCGATGCAGCGCACCGACGAGGTGATGAAGCAGTGCGAAGAGATCCTGAAATCGACTCCCGGCGTCGAATACTACAGCACGGTCACCGGCTACAACTTCCTTACCGGGGTCAACACCAGCTACAGCGGCATCTTCTTCATCTCGCTCAAGGGCTGGGGCGAACGGAAGGCGCCTGAGGAGCAATATCCCGCGATTCTAAAGCATGTGAACACCGAGTTCGCCAAGATTTCCGCGGCGCGCGCGTTTGCCTTCTCGCCGCCGGCGATTCCCGGCATCGGCACCAGCGGCGGCGTGACCTTCCTGCTGCAGGATCGCTCTGGAAAGGATGTCCAGTTCCTAGCCGAGAACGTGATGAAGTTCACCGCTGCTGCCCGCGAGCGCAAGGAACTCGCCGGCGTCACGCCCATGTTTTCGCCATCCGTCCCGCAGGTCTTCATGGACGTGGACCGTGAGAAGGTGCTGAAGCAAAGCGTGGATCTCGCCGATGTTTACAAAACGCTGCAGACTTTCATGGGCGGCTACTTTGTGAACTACTTCAACCGGTTTGGCCGGCAGTGGCAGGTCTTCGTCCAAGCGGACGGCGACTACCGCACGAACGTAGAGCAAGTCGGGCAGTTCTTCGTGAAGAACAAGGAGGGTGGTATGGTTCCGCTCAGCGCGCTCACTAACTCGAGATCGGTCAGCGGCCCGGAGTTCACGATGCGCAACAATCTCTACCGCAGCGCACAGATCAATGCGGCGGCCGCCCCCGGATACTCGTCCGGGCAGGCGATGAAGGCGATGGAGGAAGTCTTCGCGCAGACGATGTCGAGCGACCTTGGCTTTGGCTATCTGGGGATGAGCTATCAGGAGAAGCGGGCACAGGAGGGGGTCTCCTCTTCCGTTATCTTCGCGATGTCATTGCTCTTCGTCTTCCTGATTCTGGCCGCGCAGTATGAAAGCTGGACGCTGCCCTTTAGCGTGTTGCTTAGCGTGCCGGTCGCGGTCTGCGGTGCCTTCGGTGCCCTGATGGTCGGCAAGTATGAGAACAACATCTACGCCCAGATCGGGCTAGTGGTGCTCATCGGCCTGTCGGCGAAGAATGCGATCCTCATCGTCGAATTCGCCAAGATGAAACATGAGGAGGGGATGGAGCTCATCGAGGCCGCGCTCGAAGGGGCGAAGCTGCGCCTGCGGCCGATCCTGATGACCAGCTTTGCCTTTATGCTCGGGTGCGTGCCGCTGGCCACCGCCACTGGCGCGGGTGCCCTGTCGCGCCAGATCATGGGCTTCGTCATCATCGGCGGGATGATCTTCGCCAGCTTCGTCGCGATCTTCCTGATCCCCGTGCTCTACTACATGGTGGAGCGGATCACTGGCAAAAAGAAGGCCTCCCATGATGCTCCCGAAGCTCCGCCGCCGCCTGCGCATGCGTGAACGGAGCCTTTCCGGCATCCTTGGCGCCATTTCCCGGGTGAAGCAGGGGCTGTAAGCGGGAGCTTTCGTCCGCGGGATCGCCGCGTGTGTTCCGAGGGGGCCAGTGGATTGGCTTTGCCGATCCGACGGCGCGTGGCTTAATCGTAGTAACAAAGGCCGCGGGTGGTTAGAATGAGCCCGCCGGCCGACCCAAGCCATGCCCGACAAGAAGCCCGCCGTGACCCGTGAGATCCTGCGCCGCCTGAGGCGCGTTGTGTGGGCGTTTCTCCGTTCCAAGAGGGTGCGGGCGAGGGCGTGGCTGCTATTGGCGGGGCTGCTGATCCTGATGCTGGTGATCAGCGGCATGAACGTGCTGAACA
This window contains:
- a CDS encoding efflux RND transporter permease subunit, translated to MASFFINRPIVAMVISILMTIIGIVTYFRLPVAQFPDIVPPEIQVKTTYTGADALTVEQSVATPIEQQMSGVDNMNYMQSVNGNDGTLKLTVNFEVGTDVNQDQILSQMRSNQASSQLPQDVNKFGVTVQKSTSSPLIMFALFSPKGSYDNVFLANYANINLNDEFTRVKGIASVTVFGAGQYAMRIWVKPDQLAKLGVTIPEILTAVQTQNAVNPAGTIGGEPIPKGQEFTYAVRAQGRLETPEQFGEIIVRANTDGSMLRVKDVARIELGAQNYAINGRLNGKPAAIVSLYQLPGSNAIAAAQGAKDTMKRLSEKFPQDLEYVTCLDTTLAVTEGMVEIQHTLIEALVLVILVVFIFLQGWRATLIPLLAAPVSLISTFVLFPAFGFTVNTLSLFGLVLAIGLVVDDAIIVVEAVEHHIEHGLSPKEATRKAMAEVSGPVVAIALILAAVFIPTAFIPGITGRLYQQFAVTIAISMLISAFNALTLSPALAALLLKPKSKSGGLLQKFFDWFNRVFGVATNGFVTGCNFFVRKWIIALIVLGGFVVLTARLGKSIPTSFLPEEDQGYFFAQIILPDAASMQRTDEVMKQCEEILKSTPGVEYYSTVTGYNFLTGVNTSYSGIFFISLKGWGERKAPEEQYPAILKHVNTEFAKISAARAFAFSPPAIPGIGTSGGVTFLLQDRSGKDVQFLAENVMKFTAAARERKELAGVTPMFSPSVPQVFMDVDREKVLKQSVDLADVYKTLQTFMGGYFVNYFNRFGRQWQVFVQADGDYRTNVEQVGQFFVKNKEGGMVPLSALTNSRSVSGPEFTMRNNLYRSAQINAAAAPGYSSGQAMKAMEEVFAQTMSSDLGFGYLGMSYQEKRAQEGVSSSVIFAMSLLFVFLILAAQYESWTLPFSVLLSVPVAVCGAFGALMVGKYENNIYAQIGLVVLIGLSAKNAILIVEFAKMKHEEGMELIEAALEGAKLRLRPILMTSFAFMLGCVPLATATGAGALSRQIMGFVIIGGMIFASFVAIFLIPVLYYMVERITGKKKASHDAPEAPPPPAHA